The Apium graveolens cultivar Ventura chromosome 6, ASM990537v1, whole genome shotgun sequence genome contains a region encoding:
- the LOC141664658 gene encoding uncharacterized protein LOC141664658, protein MANMMQPQIPKLTATNYGNWSIQMKVLLGSYDNWDTVKNGYSEPVDAAAEAALPNAEKTTLKESRKKDKKALFTIFQGVDESTFEKISEAKTAKDAWEILQKSFQGVEKVKKVRLQVLRGEFENLKMKSSENIGEFVTRLKTVTNEMKRNGESLNDIRVMEKLLRSLTRKFDYVVTSIEESKDLSTISIDELVGSLQAHEQRMNQYDDASHLEKALQSKVSISDSSGSSSSARGRGGFRGGYRGGRGRGRQSFNRGQNSGSYQSSGRVQNFRGRGRDGFQQRGDKSQFQCYNCNKFGHFSYECRSPKVEETSHFAAAKEDKDVGTAMFLTYKGDEESKKNVWYLDSGAKNHMTGHKDLFMEIDETVSGEVTFGDSSKIPVKGKGTITIVSKNGEKRCGDVKESSVHT, encoded by the exons ATGGCGAATATGATGCAACCGCAAATTCCAAAATTGACGGCAACAAATTATGGGAACTGGAGTATACAAATGAAGGTGTTACTCGGTTCTTACGATAACTGGGATACTGTGAAAAATGGGTATAGCGAGCCCGTGGATGCAGCCGCTGAAGCAGCTCTTCCAAATGCCGAGAAGACGACGTTAAAGGAGTCCCGtaaaaaagataaaaaggcgTTATTCACAATTTTTCAAGGTGTTGATGAATCTACCTTTGAAAAAATTTCTGAAGCAAAAACAGCAAAAGATGCGTGGGAGATTCTGCAGAAATCATTCCAGGGTGTCGAAAAAGTTAAAAAGGTGCGGCTCCAAGTTCTACGTGGCGAGTTCgaaaatttaaaaatgaaaagctccgaaaatattggtgaatttgttacgCGTTTGAAAACGGTGACAAACGAGATGAAAAGAAACGGTGAAAGTCTTAATGATATCCGGGTCATGGAAAAGTTGCTCCGTTCATTGACAAGAAAATTTGATTACGTTGTTACATCAATTGAGGAGTCAAAAGATCTATCCACAATTTCCATTGATGAGCTCGTAGGTTCTCTTCAAGCCCACGAGCAACGaatgaaccagtatgatgatgCAAGCCATTTGGAGAAGGCGTTGCAAAGTAAGGTGTCCATCAGTGACAGTTCTGGCAGTAGCAGTTCTGCACGTGGCAGAGGTGGTTTTAGAGGTGGCTACCGAGGTGGACGAGGACGAGGAAGGCAGTCCTTCAATAGAGGCCAGAATTCGGGAAGTTATCAATCATCTGGTCGTGTTCAAAATTTTAGAGGCCGAGGAAGAGATGGATTTCAACAACGAGGTGATAAATCTCAATTTCAGTGTTATAACTGTAATAAATTTGGCCATTTCAGTTATGAGTGTAGATCCCCGAAGGTGGAAGAAACTAGTCATTTTGCAGCAGCAAAAGAAGATAAAGATGTTGGTACTGCTATGTTCCTCACTTATAAAGGAGACGAGGAAAGCAagaagaatgtttggtatcttgactcagGGGCCAAAAATCACATGACTGGCCACAAAGATTTATTTATGGAGATAGATGAAACCGTCAGCGGGGAAGTTACATTTGGCGATTCTTCAAAAATTCCTGTTAAAGGGAAAGGTACAATTACGATTGTATCAAAGAATGGTGAGAAAAg atgtgg